A window of the Cicer arietinum cultivar CDC Frontier isolate Library 1 chromosome 6, Cicar.CDCFrontier_v2.0, whole genome shotgun sequence genome harbors these coding sequences:
- the LOC101503219 gene encoding homeobox-DDT domain protein RLT3 isoform X4 → MRGKGAIVPPSHSRGGGKLQQIEKTVVLSNSRYDDIVVNGNGKKRRKRNNCLQELLTTGYIVNNVLLNDGPPLGREFDSLPSGPKNYTSAGHQDQEPVKRRKVFFSQASKSAIQSHPSCNMKAPVKKHGMGKGLMTVWRATNPDARDLPNGFGIADREVHPISNSKTSIPVSRSQKAVTMNGMPRNKMQNRKTKLQEKRKHLAQKRMGETNLCVSQNQPPIEKCELASVSSISEEGVDQISMLVDDEELELRELQERTNLLIYSDQLAVSGMLGGTLCPDVLVKFPPGTVKMKKPIHLQPWDSSPELVKKLFKDSMLLGKIHVALLTLLLSDIDVELSNGFCPHLNKSSNFLALLHSVESQEYFLDVWRRSLNPFTWIEILRQVLVAAGYGSKPGALQREVLGKELNILVNYGLCPGTLKGELFKILSERGNNGCKVSELAKSMQIAELNLAKTTEELESLIYSTLSSDITLFEKISSRAYRLRMSTVIKDSDDFQSDTEDSGSVDDELNASDTCSSGDDFESDSIISNIRKLKRANSRKIKNNFLKVHTEIDESHAGEVWLLGLMDSEYSDLKIEEKLSALAALTGLLSSGSSIRMKDPVKVTADCNSSIQLRGSGAKIKRSVVQKPGSFVNPIEQMQSVKVVPLNSHPCPVDSSLLVSKFNIQKASNEKGKGSGCSHPIQSVFLGSDRRYNRYWLFLGPCNADDPGHRRVYFESSEDGHWEVIDTEEALCALLSVLDDRGKREALLIESLERRQTSLCRSMSRIKVNNIRMKCMSHFDQSELDRVTEDSCSPVSDIDNLNLIETARDSSSSAGAVVIEAGKKAEEQLQKWIRVQEYDSWIWNSFYLDLNVVKYGKRSYLDSLARCRSCHDLYWRDEKHCKICHMTFELDFDLEERYAIHLAMCREKEDNGTFPNHKVLSSQIQSLKAAIYAIESVMPEDSLVGAWRKSAHTLWIKRLRRTSTLVELLQVLADFVGAINEDWLCRCKFPDGVVEETVASFASMPHTSSALALWLVKLDAIIAPYLERVQTQKK, encoded by the exons ATGAGAGGCAAAGGAGCGATTGTTCCACCTTCTCATTCTCGCGGTGGTGGAAAATTGCAGCAAATTGAGAAAACTGTTGTTTTGTCAAATTCGAGATACGATGATATAGTAGTTAACGGAAACGGTAAGAAAAGGCGAAAACGGAATAACTGTCTTCAGGAGTTGTTAACAACAGGTTATATTGTAAACAACGTGTTGTTGAATGATGGTCCTCCTCTTGGACGGGAATTTGATTCTCTTCCTTCAG GACCCAAAAATTACACTTCTGCTGGTCATCAGGACCAAGAGCCTGTCAAAAGGAGGAAG GTCTTCTTTTCCCAGGCTTCCAAGAGTGCAATTCAAAGTCACCCTAGTTGTAATATGAAAGCACCTGTTAAGAAACATGGTATGGGCAAAGGTCTGATGACAGTTTGGAGGGCAACGAATCCTGATGCTAGAGACCTTCCAAACGGTTTTGGTATTGCTGACCGGGAAGTTCATCCAATCTCTAATTCTAAAACATCTATACCGGTCAGCAGGTCACAGAAAGCTGTAACCATGAAT GGAATGCCAAGAAATAAAATGCAGAATAGGAAAACTAAATTACAGGAGAAGAGGAAACATTTAGCGCAAAAAAGAATG GGTGAAACAAATCTATGTGTTTCTCAGAACCAACCACCCATAGAAAAATGTGAACTTGCTTCGGTTAGCTCAATATCTGAGGAGGGAGTTGATCAAATTTCAATGTTAGTTGACGATGAAGAATTAGAGCTGAGAGAGTTACAAGAAAGAACCAATCTGCTTATTTATTCAGATCAACTTGCTGTCAGTGGAATGCTTGGTGGCACACTTTGTCCAG ATGTGTTAGTCAAGTTCCCTCCAGGTACTGTCAAGATGAAGAAACCTATACATTTGCAACCTTGGGACTCTTCCCCAGAACTGGTGAAGAAATTATTTAAG GATTCGATGTTACTTGGAAAGATTCACGTGGCCCTTCTCACGCTGCTTCTATCTGACATTGACGTGGAGCTTTCTAATGGGTTTTGTCCTCATTTAAACAAGTCAAGTAACTTTCTTGCATTGCTTCACTCG GTTGAAAGTCAAGAATATTTCCTGGACGTTTGGAGAAGATCTCTAAACCCTTTTACTTGGATTGAAATACTCCGTCAAGTTCTAGTAGCTGCTGGATATGGTTCGAAGCCTGGTGCCTTACAAAGAGAGGTTCTTGGCAAG gagTTGAATATTCTTGTGAACTATGGCCTGTGCCCTGGCACCTTGAAGGGTGAGTTGTTTAAAATCTTGTCTGAACGAGGTAACAATGGATGCAAAGTTTCTGAGCTGGCAAAGTCAATGCAG ATTGCGGAATTAAACCTTGCCAAGACAACGGAGGAACTGGAGTCTTTAATATATTCCACACTTTCAAGtgatattactttatttgaaaagatTTCGTCGCGTGCATATCGATTGCGTATGAGCACTGTTATAAAGGACAGTGATGATTTTCAGTCAGATACAGAGGACTCTGGGAGTGTTGATGATGAGCTTAATGCCTCTGATACATGTAGCAGTGGTGATGATTTTGAAAGTGATTCCATAATCTCAAATATAAGAAAGTTGAAGCGTGCTAACAGTcggaaaattaaaaataatttcctGAAAGTTCACACTGAAATTGATGAGAGCCATGCAGGAGAAGTGTGGTTGTTAGGACTGATGGATAGTGAATATTCAGATttgaaaattgaagaaaaattgaGTGCATTGGCAGCTCTAACCGGTCTTCTTTCATCTGGATCCAGCATCAGGATGAAG gATCCAGTAAAAGTTACAGCTGATTGTAATTCTAGCATCCAGTTACGTGGTTCTGGAGCAAAAATTAAGCGATCAGTAGTGCAGAAGCCTGGTTCATTTGTGAACCCAATTGAGCAAATGCAATCTGTTAAGGTGGTGCCCTTGAATTCTCATCCCTGTCCAGTAGATTCTTCATTGCTAGTCTCAAAATTCAATATTCAGAAGGCATCCAATGAGAAAGGAAAAGGATCAGGTTGTTCACACCCCATACAATCAGTGTTTTTGGGATCTGATCGCCGATATAATAGATACTGGCTTTTCTTGGGCCCTTGTAATGCGGATGATCCTGGCCACAGGAGGGTGTACTTTGAATCCTCTGAAGATGGTCACTGGGAGGTGATTGATACAGAAGAG GCATTGTGTGCCTTGTTGTCAGTTCTGGATGATAGAGGGAAACGTGAGGCTCTTCTTATTGAATCTTTAGAGAGACGACAAACATCTTTATGCAGATCTATGTCCAGGATTAAGGTTAACAATATTCGAATGAAGTGTATGTCACATTTTGATCAGTCTGAGCTGGATAGGGTTACAGAAGACAGCTGTTCTCCAGTATCCGATATAGATAACCTGAACCTGATTGAGACTGCTAGAGACTCTTCGTCTTCAGCTGGGGCTGTGGTAATTGAAGCTGGAAAGAAAGCAGAGGAACAACTGCAAAAATGGATCCGTGTTCAAGAATATGATTCTTGGATTTGGAATTCCTTTTATTTAGATCTCAATGTTGTAAAATATGGAAAAAGGTCTTATCTTGACTCTCTCGCTAGATGTAGGAGTTGCCATGATCTATACTGGAGAGATGAGAAACACTGTAAAATTTGCCATATGACATTTGAGCTTGATTTTGACCTTGAAGAAAGATATGCAATCCACCTAGCCATGTGCAGGGAGAAAGAAGACAATGGCACATTTCCAAATCATAAGGTCTTGTCATCACAGATTCAATCACTGAAAGCTGCAATTTATGCAATTGAG TCTGTTATGCCTGAAGACTCCCTTGTTGGTGCTTGGAGGAAGTCTGCTCACACTCTATGGATCAAAAGGCTCAGGCGCACCTCAACTTTAGTGGAGCTTTTGCAG gTTCTTGCTGATTTTGTTGGTGCCATCAATGAGGACTGGTTGTGTCGGTGCAAATTTCCAGACGGTGTGGTTGAAGAGACCGTTGCATCTTTTGCATCAATGCCTCATACTTCATCTGCTCTTGCTCTATGGTTGGTGAAGTTAGATGCCATAATTGCTCCTTACCTGGAAAGAGTCCAAACACAAAAGAAATAG
- the LOC101503219 gene encoding homeobox-DDT domain protein RLT3 isoform X3: MRGKGAIVPPSHSRGGGKLQQIEKTVVLSNSRYDDIVVNGNGKKRRKRNNCLQELLTTGYIVNNVLLNDGPPLGREFDSLPSGPKNYTSAGHQDQEPVKRRKVFFSQASKSAIQSHPSCNMKAPVKKHGMGKGLMTVWRATNPDARDLPNGFGIADREVHPISNSKTSIPVSRSQKAVTMNGMPRNKMQNRKTKLQEKRKHLAQKRMNQPPIEKCELASVSSISEEGVDQISMLVDDEELELRELQERTNLLIYSDQLAVSGMLGGTLCPDVLVKFPPGTVKMKKPIHLQPWDSSPELVKKLFKVFHFIYTYAVVVDVCPFTLDEFVQAFHDKDSMLLGKIHVALLTLLLSDIDVELSNGFCPHLNKSSNFLALLHSVESQEYFLDVWRRSLNPFTWIEILRQVLVAAGYGSKPGALQREVLGKELNILVNYGLCPGTLKGELFKILSERGNNGCKVSELAKSMQIAELNLAKTTEELESLIYSTLSSDITLFEKISSRAYRLRMSTVIKDSDDFQSDTEDSGSVDDELNASDTCSSGDDFESDSIISNIRKLKRANSRKIKNNFLKVHTEIDESHAGEVWLLGLMDSEYSDLKIEEKLSALAALTGLLSSGSSIRMKDPVKVTADCNSSIQLRGSGAKIKRSVVQKPGSFVNPIEQMQSVKVVPLNSHPCPVDSSLLVSKFNIQKASNEKGKGSGCSHPIQSVFLGSDRRYNRYWLFLGPCNADDPGHRRVYFESSEDGHWEVIDTEEALCALLSVLDDRGKREALLIESLERRQTSLCRSMSRIKVNNIRMKCMSHFDQSELDRVTEDSCSPVSDIDNLNLIETARDSSSSAGAVVIEAGKKAEEQLQKWIRVQEYDSWIWNSFYLDLNVVKYGKRSYLDSLARCRSCHDLYWRDEKHCKICHMTFELDFDLEERYAIHLAMCREKEDNGTFPNHKVLSSQIQSLKAAIYAIESVMPEDSLVGAWRKSAHTLWIKRLRRTSTLVELLQVLADFVGAINEDWLCRCKFPDGVVEETVASFASMPHTSSALALWLVKLDAIIAPYLERVQTQKK, translated from the exons ATGAGAGGCAAAGGAGCGATTGTTCCACCTTCTCATTCTCGCGGTGGTGGAAAATTGCAGCAAATTGAGAAAACTGTTGTTTTGTCAAATTCGAGATACGATGATATAGTAGTTAACGGAAACGGTAAGAAAAGGCGAAAACGGAATAACTGTCTTCAGGAGTTGTTAACAACAGGTTATATTGTAAACAACGTGTTGTTGAATGATGGTCCTCCTCTTGGACGGGAATTTGATTCTCTTCCTTCAG GACCCAAAAATTACACTTCTGCTGGTCATCAGGACCAAGAGCCTGTCAAAAGGAGGAAG GTCTTCTTTTCCCAGGCTTCCAAGAGTGCAATTCAAAGTCACCCTAGTTGTAATATGAAAGCACCTGTTAAGAAACATGGTATGGGCAAAGGTCTGATGACAGTTTGGAGGGCAACGAATCCTGATGCTAGAGACCTTCCAAACGGTTTTGGTATTGCTGACCGGGAAGTTCATCCAATCTCTAATTCTAAAACATCTATACCGGTCAGCAGGTCACAGAAAGCTGTAACCATGAAT GGAATGCCAAGAAATAAAATGCAGAATAGGAAAACTAAATTACAGGAGAAGAGGAAACATTTAGCGCAAAAAAGAATG AACCAACCACCCATAGAAAAATGTGAACTTGCTTCGGTTAGCTCAATATCTGAGGAGGGAGTTGATCAAATTTCAATGTTAGTTGACGATGAAGAATTAGAGCTGAGAGAGTTACAAGAAAGAACCAATCTGCTTATTTATTCAGATCAACTTGCTGTCAGTGGAATGCTTGGTGGCACACTTTGTCCAG ATGTGTTAGTCAAGTTCCCTCCAGGTACTGTCAAGATGAAGAAACCTATACATTTGCAACCTTGGGACTCTTCCCCAGAACTGGTGAAGAAATTATTTAAG GTTTTCCATTTCATTTATACATATGCTGTAGTTGTTGACGTTTGTCCCTTCACTCTTGATGAATTTGTTCAGGCATTTCATGATAAG GATTCGATGTTACTTGGAAAGATTCACGTGGCCCTTCTCACGCTGCTTCTATCTGACATTGACGTGGAGCTTTCTAATGGGTTTTGTCCTCATTTAAACAAGTCAAGTAACTTTCTTGCATTGCTTCACTCG GTTGAAAGTCAAGAATATTTCCTGGACGTTTGGAGAAGATCTCTAAACCCTTTTACTTGGATTGAAATACTCCGTCAAGTTCTAGTAGCTGCTGGATATGGTTCGAAGCCTGGTGCCTTACAAAGAGAGGTTCTTGGCAAG gagTTGAATATTCTTGTGAACTATGGCCTGTGCCCTGGCACCTTGAAGGGTGAGTTGTTTAAAATCTTGTCTGAACGAGGTAACAATGGATGCAAAGTTTCTGAGCTGGCAAAGTCAATGCAG ATTGCGGAATTAAACCTTGCCAAGACAACGGAGGAACTGGAGTCTTTAATATATTCCACACTTTCAAGtgatattactttatttgaaaagatTTCGTCGCGTGCATATCGATTGCGTATGAGCACTGTTATAAAGGACAGTGATGATTTTCAGTCAGATACAGAGGACTCTGGGAGTGTTGATGATGAGCTTAATGCCTCTGATACATGTAGCAGTGGTGATGATTTTGAAAGTGATTCCATAATCTCAAATATAAGAAAGTTGAAGCGTGCTAACAGTcggaaaattaaaaataatttcctGAAAGTTCACACTGAAATTGATGAGAGCCATGCAGGAGAAGTGTGGTTGTTAGGACTGATGGATAGTGAATATTCAGATttgaaaattgaagaaaaattgaGTGCATTGGCAGCTCTAACCGGTCTTCTTTCATCTGGATCCAGCATCAGGATGAAG gATCCAGTAAAAGTTACAGCTGATTGTAATTCTAGCATCCAGTTACGTGGTTCTGGAGCAAAAATTAAGCGATCAGTAGTGCAGAAGCCTGGTTCATTTGTGAACCCAATTGAGCAAATGCAATCTGTTAAGGTGGTGCCCTTGAATTCTCATCCCTGTCCAGTAGATTCTTCATTGCTAGTCTCAAAATTCAATATTCAGAAGGCATCCAATGAGAAAGGAAAAGGATCAGGTTGTTCACACCCCATACAATCAGTGTTTTTGGGATCTGATCGCCGATATAATAGATACTGGCTTTTCTTGGGCCCTTGTAATGCGGATGATCCTGGCCACAGGAGGGTGTACTTTGAATCCTCTGAAGATGGTCACTGGGAGGTGATTGATACAGAAGAG GCATTGTGTGCCTTGTTGTCAGTTCTGGATGATAGAGGGAAACGTGAGGCTCTTCTTATTGAATCTTTAGAGAGACGACAAACATCTTTATGCAGATCTATGTCCAGGATTAAGGTTAACAATATTCGAATGAAGTGTATGTCACATTTTGATCAGTCTGAGCTGGATAGGGTTACAGAAGACAGCTGTTCTCCAGTATCCGATATAGATAACCTGAACCTGATTGAGACTGCTAGAGACTCTTCGTCTTCAGCTGGGGCTGTGGTAATTGAAGCTGGAAAGAAAGCAGAGGAACAACTGCAAAAATGGATCCGTGTTCAAGAATATGATTCTTGGATTTGGAATTCCTTTTATTTAGATCTCAATGTTGTAAAATATGGAAAAAGGTCTTATCTTGACTCTCTCGCTAGATGTAGGAGTTGCCATGATCTATACTGGAGAGATGAGAAACACTGTAAAATTTGCCATATGACATTTGAGCTTGATTTTGACCTTGAAGAAAGATATGCAATCCACCTAGCCATGTGCAGGGAGAAAGAAGACAATGGCACATTTCCAAATCATAAGGTCTTGTCATCACAGATTCAATCACTGAAAGCTGCAATTTATGCAATTGAG TCTGTTATGCCTGAAGACTCCCTTGTTGGTGCTTGGAGGAAGTCTGCTCACACTCTATGGATCAAAAGGCTCAGGCGCACCTCAACTTTAGTGGAGCTTTTGCAG gTTCTTGCTGATTTTGTTGGTGCCATCAATGAGGACTGGTTGTGTCGGTGCAAATTTCCAGACGGTGTGGTTGAAGAGACCGTTGCATCTTTTGCATCAATGCCTCATACTTCATCTGCTCTTGCTCTATGGTTGGTGAAGTTAGATGCCATAATTGCTCCTTACCTGGAAAGAGTCCAAACACAAAAGAAATAG
- the LOC101503219 gene encoding homeobox-DDT domain protein RLT3 isoform X1, whose amino-acid sequence MRGKGAIVPPSHSRGGGKLQQIEKTVVLSNSRYDDIVVNGNGKKRRKRNNCLQELLTTGYIVNNVLLNDGPPLGREFDSLPSGPKNYTSAGHQDQEPVKRRKVFFSQASKSAIQSHPSCNMKAPVKKHGMGKGLMTVWRATNPDARDLPNGFGIADREVHPISNSKTSIPVSRSQKAVTMNGMPRNKMQNRKTKLQEKRKHLAQKRMGETNLCVSQNQPPIEKCELASVSSISEEGVDQISMLVDDEELELRELQERTNLLIYSDQLAVSGMLGGTLCPDVLVKFPPGTVKMKKPIHLQPWDSSPELVKKLFKVFHFIYTYAVVVDVCPFTLDEFVQAFHDKDSMLLGKIHVALLTLLLSDIDVELSNGFCPHLNKSSNFLALLHSVESQEYFLDVWRRSLNPFTWIEILRQVLVAAGYGSKPGALQREVLGKELNILVNYGLCPGTLKGELFKILSERGNNGCKVSELAKSMQIAELNLAKTTEELESLIYSTLSSDITLFEKISSRAYRLRMSTVIKDSDDFQSDTEDSGSVDDELNASDTCSSGDDFESDSIISNIRKLKRANSRKIKNNFLKVHTEIDESHAGEVWLLGLMDSEYSDLKIEEKLSALAALTGLLSSGSSIRMKDPVKVTADCNSSIQLRGSGAKIKRSVVQKPGSFVNPIEQMQSVKVVPLNSHPCPVDSSLLVSKFNIQKASNEKGKGSGCSHPIQSVFLGSDRRYNRYWLFLGPCNADDPGHRRVYFESSEDGHWEVIDTEEALCALLSVLDDRGKREALLIESLERRQTSLCRSMSRIKVNNIRMKCMSHFDQSELDRVTEDSCSPVSDIDNLNLIETARDSSSSAGAVVIEAGKKAEEQLQKWIRVQEYDSWIWNSFYLDLNVVKYGKRSYLDSLARCRSCHDLYWRDEKHCKICHMTFELDFDLEERYAIHLAMCREKEDNGTFPNHKVLSSQIQSLKAAIYAIESVMPEDSLVGAWRKSAHTLWIKRLRRTSTLVELLQVLADFVGAINEDWLCRCKFPDGVVEETVASFASMPHTSSALALWLVKLDAIIAPYLERVQTQKK is encoded by the exons ATGAGAGGCAAAGGAGCGATTGTTCCACCTTCTCATTCTCGCGGTGGTGGAAAATTGCAGCAAATTGAGAAAACTGTTGTTTTGTCAAATTCGAGATACGATGATATAGTAGTTAACGGAAACGGTAAGAAAAGGCGAAAACGGAATAACTGTCTTCAGGAGTTGTTAACAACAGGTTATATTGTAAACAACGTGTTGTTGAATGATGGTCCTCCTCTTGGACGGGAATTTGATTCTCTTCCTTCAG GACCCAAAAATTACACTTCTGCTGGTCATCAGGACCAAGAGCCTGTCAAAAGGAGGAAG GTCTTCTTTTCCCAGGCTTCCAAGAGTGCAATTCAAAGTCACCCTAGTTGTAATATGAAAGCACCTGTTAAGAAACATGGTATGGGCAAAGGTCTGATGACAGTTTGGAGGGCAACGAATCCTGATGCTAGAGACCTTCCAAACGGTTTTGGTATTGCTGACCGGGAAGTTCATCCAATCTCTAATTCTAAAACATCTATACCGGTCAGCAGGTCACAGAAAGCTGTAACCATGAAT GGAATGCCAAGAAATAAAATGCAGAATAGGAAAACTAAATTACAGGAGAAGAGGAAACATTTAGCGCAAAAAAGAATG GGTGAAACAAATCTATGTGTTTCTCAGAACCAACCACCCATAGAAAAATGTGAACTTGCTTCGGTTAGCTCAATATCTGAGGAGGGAGTTGATCAAATTTCAATGTTAGTTGACGATGAAGAATTAGAGCTGAGAGAGTTACAAGAAAGAACCAATCTGCTTATTTATTCAGATCAACTTGCTGTCAGTGGAATGCTTGGTGGCACACTTTGTCCAG ATGTGTTAGTCAAGTTCCCTCCAGGTACTGTCAAGATGAAGAAACCTATACATTTGCAACCTTGGGACTCTTCCCCAGAACTGGTGAAGAAATTATTTAAG GTTTTCCATTTCATTTATACATATGCTGTAGTTGTTGACGTTTGTCCCTTCACTCTTGATGAATTTGTTCAGGCATTTCATGATAAG GATTCGATGTTACTTGGAAAGATTCACGTGGCCCTTCTCACGCTGCTTCTATCTGACATTGACGTGGAGCTTTCTAATGGGTTTTGTCCTCATTTAAACAAGTCAAGTAACTTTCTTGCATTGCTTCACTCG GTTGAAAGTCAAGAATATTTCCTGGACGTTTGGAGAAGATCTCTAAACCCTTTTACTTGGATTGAAATACTCCGTCAAGTTCTAGTAGCTGCTGGATATGGTTCGAAGCCTGGTGCCTTACAAAGAGAGGTTCTTGGCAAG gagTTGAATATTCTTGTGAACTATGGCCTGTGCCCTGGCACCTTGAAGGGTGAGTTGTTTAAAATCTTGTCTGAACGAGGTAACAATGGATGCAAAGTTTCTGAGCTGGCAAAGTCAATGCAG ATTGCGGAATTAAACCTTGCCAAGACAACGGAGGAACTGGAGTCTTTAATATATTCCACACTTTCAAGtgatattactttatttgaaaagatTTCGTCGCGTGCATATCGATTGCGTATGAGCACTGTTATAAAGGACAGTGATGATTTTCAGTCAGATACAGAGGACTCTGGGAGTGTTGATGATGAGCTTAATGCCTCTGATACATGTAGCAGTGGTGATGATTTTGAAAGTGATTCCATAATCTCAAATATAAGAAAGTTGAAGCGTGCTAACAGTcggaaaattaaaaataatttcctGAAAGTTCACACTGAAATTGATGAGAGCCATGCAGGAGAAGTGTGGTTGTTAGGACTGATGGATAGTGAATATTCAGATttgaaaattgaagaaaaattgaGTGCATTGGCAGCTCTAACCGGTCTTCTTTCATCTGGATCCAGCATCAGGATGAAG gATCCAGTAAAAGTTACAGCTGATTGTAATTCTAGCATCCAGTTACGTGGTTCTGGAGCAAAAATTAAGCGATCAGTAGTGCAGAAGCCTGGTTCATTTGTGAACCCAATTGAGCAAATGCAATCTGTTAAGGTGGTGCCCTTGAATTCTCATCCCTGTCCAGTAGATTCTTCATTGCTAGTCTCAAAATTCAATATTCAGAAGGCATCCAATGAGAAAGGAAAAGGATCAGGTTGTTCACACCCCATACAATCAGTGTTTTTGGGATCTGATCGCCGATATAATAGATACTGGCTTTTCTTGGGCCCTTGTAATGCGGATGATCCTGGCCACAGGAGGGTGTACTTTGAATCCTCTGAAGATGGTCACTGGGAGGTGATTGATACAGAAGAG GCATTGTGTGCCTTGTTGTCAGTTCTGGATGATAGAGGGAAACGTGAGGCTCTTCTTATTGAATCTTTAGAGAGACGACAAACATCTTTATGCAGATCTATGTCCAGGATTAAGGTTAACAATATTCGAATGAAGTGTATGTCACATTTTGATCAGTCTGAGCTGGATAGGGTTACAGAAGACAGCTGTTCTCCAGTATCCGATATAGATAACCTGAACCTGATTGAGACTGCTAGAGACTCTTCGTCTTCAGCTGGGGCTGTGGTAATTGAAGCTGGAAAGAAAGCAGAGGAACAACTGCAAAAATGGATCCGTGTTCAAGAATATGATTCTTGGATTTGGAATTCCTTTTATTTAGATCTCAATGTTGTAAAATATGGAAAAAGGTCTTATCTTGACTCTCTCGCTAGATGTAGGAGTTGCCATGATCTATACTGGAGAGATGAGAAACACTGTAAAATTTGCCATATGACATTTGAGCTTGATTTTGACCTTGAAGAAAGATATGCAATCCACCTAGCCATGTGCAGGGAGAAAGAAGACAATGGCACATTTCCAAATCATAAGGTCTTGTCATCACAGATTCAATCACTGAAAGCTGCAATTTATGCAATTGAG TCTGTTATGCCTGAAGACTCCCTTGTTGGTGCTTGGAGGAAGTCTGCTCACACTCTATGGATCAAAAGGCTCAGGCGCACCTCAACTTTAGTGGAGCTTTTGCAG gTTCTTGCTGATTTTGTTGGTGCCATCAATGAGGACTGGTTGTGTCGGTGCAAATTTCCAGACGGTGTGGTTGAAGAGACCGTTGCATCTTTTGCATCAATGCCTCATACTTCATCTGCTCTTGCTCTATGGTTGGTGAAGTTAGATGCCATAATTGCTCCTTACCTGGAAAGAGTCCAAACACAAAAGAAATAG